In the genome of Triticum urartu cultivar G1812 chromosome 5, Tu2.1, whole genome shotgun sequence, one region contains:
- the LOC125506696 gene encoding protein FAR1-RELATED SEQUENCE 5-like — protein MADEELTDIMVDMEFGELMKDWIEDWSDDENSDREDRSENGNEWDDLNIDELDDDQENNSELSNEDYISQFISECHNAYDYYGESDAETGLNDESLDAPGSGESESSVIMSEVTQDDGAKNVQDTASADDKRDMFMQIMEMTFTSHDAAYDFYNSYARDNGFSIRKNKVRYSKTESRHMRYRRFVCSRQGKRDSKLLAEEGHSRRLRAETPCFCEAHLTVKVDQKPGVWYVESFEDKHSHMLAGPDEVPFLWSHRKIKEYQKHEIMSMGAAGIRIHDMMDCFISKHVWYGSVGFTRREIYNLCAKEKRKLLSKGDAATAIGIMASRKQRDPSFFFEYMLDKEGHLNRMFWCDSQSHHDYEDFGDVLVFDSTYKMNHYGMPLIPFVGLNNHRKTTVFGCAIVSDETEETYVWLLQTFLRSMCQKIPKSVITDADAAMIKAIREVLPDVWHRICTWHIEKNMKIHLSHKSLKEFRTLLYYSTSTATFEERWHAFSKRWQSEKTVTWLRRMYKKRRLWAVAYLTERFWLGMKINQRSESLNSCLHLHLDGEMTLVDMILHYENAVLRIRENEA, from the exons ATGGCGGACGAGGAGTTAACTGATATCATGGTAGACATGGAGTTTGGAGAACTGATGAAAGACTGGATAGAAGATTGGTCAGATGATGAAAATTCAGATCGTGAAGATCGGTCAGAGAATGGGAACGAATGGGACGATCTTAAT ATCGATGAGCTTGATGATGATCAGGAAAACAACTCGGAGCTCTCGAATGAAGATTACATTAGTCAG TTTATTTCCGAATGTCATAATGCGTACGACTATTACGGTGAATCCGACGCGGAGACAGGCCTTAACGACGAATCATTAGATGCACCTGGTTCTGGGGAGTCCGAGTCGTCGGTCATCATGAGTGAG GTGACACAAGATGATGGGGCAAAGAATGTCCAAGATACTGCCAGTGCAGATGATAAGAGGGATATGTTCATGCAGATAATGGAAATGACCTTTACGTCACACGATGCTGCGTATGATTTCTACAACAGCTATGCTAGAGATAATGGTTTCAGCATTAGAAAGAATAAGGTCAGGTATAGCAAAACAGAGTCACGTCATATGCGTTATAGGCGGTTTGTTTGTTCAAGACAAGGGAAACGTGACAGCAAGTTGCTAGCCGAGGAAGGACACAGCCGTAGGCTCAGAGCCGAGACACCCTGCTTTTGCGAAGCGCACCTGACCGTCAAGGTTGACCAAAAGCCTGGGGTTTGGTATGTTGAAAGTTTTGAGGACAAGCATAGCCATATGTTGGCAGGACCGGACGAGGTACCTTTTCTTTGGTCCCACAGAAAAATCAAAGAGTACCAGAAGCATGAGATAATGTCCATGGGAGCTGCAGGGATTAGAATTCACGACATGATGGATTGCTTCATCAGCAAACATGTATGGTACGGCAGTGTTGGTTTTACCAGGCGTGAAATATACAACCTTTGCGCCAAGGAGAAGAGGAAGCTACTTTCAAAAGGTGATGCTGCCACAGCCATAGGCATCATGGCCAGTAGGAAACAGAGGGATCCTAGCTTCTTTTTCGAGTACATGCTAGATAAGGAAGGACATTTGAATAGGATGTTCTGGTGCGACTCCCAGTCTCATCATGACTATGAGGACTTCGGCGACGTGCTTGTATTTGACAGCACGTACAAGATGAACCACTATGGTATGCCATTAATACCTTTTGTTGGTCTTAACAATCACCGGAAGACGACTGTTTTTGGTTGTGCCATAGTTTCGGACGAGACCGAGGAGACATACGTGTGGCTTCTGCAGACTTTTTTGAGGTCCATGTGTCAAAAGATACCTAAGAGTGTTATCACAGACGCCGACGCTGCGATGATCAAGGCAATTCGTGAAGTCTTGCCAGACGTGTGGCACCGTATATGTACGTGGCACATAGAGAAAAATATGAAGATTCACCTCAGTCACAAATCCTTGAAGGAGTTCCGAACTCTTCTGTACTACAGCACGTCCACGGCAACGTTTGAGGAGAGATGGCACGCATTTTCCAAAAGATGGCAGTCGGAAAAAACTGTAACATGGTTGAGGCGGATGTATAAGAAGAGGAGACTGTGGGCCGTGGCATATCTAACTGAGCGGTTTTGGCTTGGCATGAAAATCAACCAGCGGAGTGAAAGCCTGAACTCATGCCTTCACCTCCACCTAGACGGTGAAATGACCCTGGTGGATATGATTTTGCACTATGAGAACGCCGTTCTGCGTATCCGTGAAAACGAGGCGTGA